A section of the Terriglobia bacterium genome encodes:
- a CDS encoding formate dehydrogenase accessory protein FdhE → MQPITSARVDWDARISRATELIEHYPAAAQLLLFYRNVAGFQRTVYEQVLQQAKADVQRPLRGQLNQELLAPFFPELLRLVEEHGPAQLVESARALRTAGESKWREKLMDHIAGLEPASGMDEFFARACVEPYAEHLGSQIATRHSQTAGTCPVCTGKPMLGVLRPEGEGARRSLVCSFCLTEWDFRRLLCPACGEESERNLPVYTTEGLPHIRVESCDSCRHYLLSVDMSRNGFAVPLVDEIAAAPLDLWAGEKGYQKIAPNLLGL, encoded by the coding sequence ATGCAGCCGATCACGAGCGCGCGCGTCGACTGGGATGCCCGGATTTCGCGGGCGACAGAGCTGATCGAACACTATCCCGCCGCCGCGCAATTGCTGCTCTTTTACCGCAACGTGGCGGGGTTCCAGCGCACCGTCTATGAGCAGGTCTTGCAACAGGCCAAGGCTGATGTGCAGCGTCCTTTGCGGGGGCAGCTCAACCAGGAGCTGCTGGCGCCATTTTTTCCCGAACTGCTGCGCCTGGTGGAGGAGCATGGCCCGGCACAACTTGTCGAATCCGCGCGGGCGTTGCGCACCGCCGGCGAGAGCAAGTGGCGGGAGAAGCTGATGGACCACATTGCCGGCCTGGAACCGGCGAGCGGAATGGATGAGTTCTTCGCCCGCGCCTGCGTCGAGCCCTATGCCGAGCACCTGGGCTCACAGATCGCTACCCGGCATAGCCAGACCGCCGGGACCTGCCCGGTGTGCACCGGCAAGCCGATGTTGGGAGTGCTCCGGCCCGAGGGGGAAGGGGCGCGGCGCAGCCTGGTGTGCTCGTTTTGCCTGACGGAGTGGGACTTCCGGCGCCTCCTCTGCCCGGCCTGCGGCGAGGAGAGTGAGCGCAACCTGCCCGTGTACACGACCGAGGGGCTGCCGCACATCCGCGTGGAGAGCTGCGACAGTTGTCGCCATTACCTGCTCAGCGTGGACATGTCACGAAACGGGTTTGCGGTTCCCTTGGTGGACGAGATTGCGGCCGCACCGCTGGATCTTTGGGCGGGAGAGAAGGGTTACCAGAAGATTGCTCCCAACCTGCTGGGGTTATGA
- a CDS encoding peptidase U62, whose product MRTRAARLAAVLLAAVSLVGGAAAQQAKAGWESDIVLTAMDAELRRSKELKLDGVQPPYFIQYNVTDIDGYGAESAFGILRNEQRVRVRMVRVVVRVGDYKQDSYFGEGEGTVQLLPIENDTIALRHQLWGATDKAYKSAVEALSAKQAALKQFEVDQQQKQLDDFSHEAPTDVLELLSGLELGARKWPEVLNMVSGLYRQDPETQSFEAELKFAHVNRYMVNSEGTIARTGQSTYQLRISGSGQAPDGMRVWRSRVYTADRVTDLPSDDQIRADALDLLATVKALRGAPLVDDEYRGPVLLGPDAAATAFYNLVGENALGRRPRPGVPSRTTGAYANSYKALVLPDFVSIVDDPTRKEIQGRRLLGSYSIDDEGVVPQAVPVVDAGILANYLVGRQPIRDFPKSNGHGRGAAAQPAGPRVGNLIVSSAKTHPPEFLKQELLDLCRKRELRYGYYVESFGPGSTPQLIYRVWANDGHEEIVRGAEFSELDIRAIRHGILDLGDDVRVRNSLEPVPHAVASPSVLMDELVVKRTSSTKDKLPHYPAPPLSVAR is encoded by the coding sequence ATGAGGACTCGGGCGGCGCGCCTGGCTGCAGTCCTTCTGGCCGCGGTATCTCTTGTGGGCGGCGCGGCTGCACAACAGGCCAAAGCAGGGTGGGAAAGCGACATCGTTCTCACGGCAATGGACGCAGAACTCCGGCGTTCCAAGGAGCTGAAGCTGGACGGAGTGCAGCCGCCTTATTTCATCCAGTACAACGTGACCGACATCGACGGCTATGGCGCGGAGTCGGCCTTCGGGATTCTTCGCAACGAGCAACGTGTGCGCGTCCGCATGGTGCGCGTGGTGGTCCGGGTCGGGGATTACAAGCAGGACAGTTATTTCGGGGAGGGCGAAGGGACAGTCCAGTTGCTGCCCATCGAGAACGATACGATTGCGTTACGCCACCAGCTCTGGGGGGCGACCGACAAAGCTTACAAGAGTGCGGTGGAGGCTCTCTCCGCAAAGCAGGCGGCCCTGAAGCAGTTCGAGGTCGATCAGCAACAGAAGCAACTGGACGATTTTTCCCACGAAGCTCCCACTGACGTGCTCGAGCTGTTGTCCGGCCTGGAACTGGGCGCCCGCAAATGGCCGGAGGTGCTGAACATGGTCTCGGGTCTTTACCGCCAGGATCCGGAGACGCAGTCCTTTGAGGCCGAGCTGAAATTCGCCCACGTGAACCGGTACATGGTGAATAGCGAAGGGACGATCGCGCGGACCGGCCAGTCGACCTACCAGTTGCGGATCTCCGGCTCGGGTCAGGCGCCGGACGGAATGAGGGTTTGGCGCTCCCGCGTGTATACCGCAGACCGCGTGACCGACCTCCCGTCGGACGATCAGATCCGAGCGGATGCACTCGATCTGCTGGCCACCGTGAAGGCCCTTCGCGGCGCTCCCCTGGTCGATGACGAATATCGAGGACCGGTATTGCTGGGGCCGGACGCGGCTGCCACCGCCTTCTACAACCTCGTCGGGGAGAATGCGCTGGGTCGTCGTCCCCGTCCGGGGGTGCCGTCGCGCACCACCGGCGCATACGCCAACAGCTACAAGGCCCTCGTCCTGCCCGATTTCGTTTCCATCGTCGATGATCCGACACGCAAGGAGATCCAAGGGCGGCGCCTGCTGGGCAGTTACTCGATCGATGATGAAGGAGTCGTGCCGCAGGCGGTGCCAGTCGTGGACGCCGGTATCCTCGCCAATTACCTAGTCGGCCGGCAGCCGATCCGGGATTTCCCGAAATCCAACGGGCACGGGCGGGGAGCAGCGGCGCAACCCGCCGGGCCACGGGTCGGCAATCTGATCGTCAGCTCGGCGAAGACCCACCCGCCGGAGTTTCTAAAGCAGGAACTGCTGGACTTGTGCCGAAAGCGTGAGCTGCGTTACGGCTACTACGTCGAGAGTTTCGGGCCCGGTTCCACACCGCAGCTCATTTACCGGGTCTGGGCAAACGATGGTCACGAGGAGATCGTCCGCGGCGCCGAATTCAGCGAACTCGATATCCGCGCCATCCGCCACGGCATCCTGGACCTAGGCGATGATGTCCGTGTGAGGAATTCCCTCGAGCCCGTACCCCACGCAGTCGCAAGCCCGTCCGTTTTGATGGACGAACTGGTGGTGAAGCGCACCAGCTCTACCAAGGACAAGTTGCCGCATTATCCAGCGCCGCCGCTTTCCGTTGCTCGCTAG
- a CDS encoding peptidase U62: protein MPVLAGEARHPARTDAVVAILQAELDRSMAGLSKADPAPYFLSYSVTDKKTMIVMASEGAILTSLDGHRRSLDVGMRLGSPALDNTHEESRASALSTAVLPLVDDPDAMRRVLWLTTDGEYKKAAQAYLKVKTGSAVHAKEEDDSPDFSKQAAHTYIAPPLPPSQIDRAALESRLRAVSAEFRKQRDVYNSLVVLIVQDTTHYLVSSEGTQVVTRERLWRAMLQGDTRTEDGMDLLSVQTFQSSSFDKLPGEAEMVAAAQKIIQDLKQLRAAAPAEPFDGPALLSGRAAAVFFHEVLGHRLEGQRQRGEKEGQTFTKKINQAVLPGFLDVVDDPLQRQLGGTELSGAYQYDDEGVPAQRVEVIHGGILKSFLMSRMPVKNFAESNGHGRAEEGHMPVGRQGNLIVTSSLQIPDAELRTRLVEEAKKQGKPYGLYFEDIEGGFTFTQRSLPQAFQVLPVKVWRVYADGRPDELVRGVDIVGTPLAALTRIAVTGSSMSVFNGVCGAESGSVPVSAAAPAMLLSELEVQKRPKSKNRPPILAPPAFDEGKEPTTKTAGDK from the coding sequence ATGCCCGTATTGGCAGGCGAGGCGCGGCATCCTGCGCGCACCGACGCGGTCGTGGCGATCCTCCAAGCGGAGCTCGACAGGTCCATGGCGGGGTTGTCGAAAGCAGACCCGGCGCCGTATTTTCTCAGCTACTCCGTCACCGACAAGAAGACGATGATCGTGATGGCCTCCGAAGGGGCCATACTGACCTCGCTGGACGGCCACCGCCGCAGCCTTGACGTGGGCATGCGCCTGGGCAGCCCGGCCTTGGACAACACCCATGAGGAGAGCCGCGCGTCCGCGCTTTCGACGGCCGTCCTGCCCCTGGTGGACGACCCGGACGCAATGCGCCGGGTCCTCTGGCTGACGACCGACGGCGAATACAAGAAGGCGGCGCAGGCTTACCTGAAGGTCAAAACCGGCAGCGCCGTGCATGCCAAGGAAGAGGACGACTCGCCGGACTTTTCCAAGCAAGCCGCGCACACCTACATCGCGCCGCCTCTGCCGCCCTCGCAGATCGATCGTGCCGCCCTGGAATCGCGCCTGCGCGCCGTTTCCGCCGAATTCCGCAAGCAGCGCGACGTGTACAACAGCCTGGTGGTCCTGATCGTCCAGGACACAACGCACTACCTGGTTTCGAGCGAAGGCACTCAAGTGGTCACCCGTGAACGGCTCTGGCGGGCGATGCTGCAAGGCGACACGCGCACCGAAGACGGTATGGACCTGCTGTCGGTGCAGACATTCCAGAGCTCGTCGTTCGACAAACTGCCGGGCGAGGCGGAAATGGTCGCGGCGGCGCAGAAAATCATTCAGGATCTGAAGCAATTGCGCGCCGCGGCCCCTGCGGAACCCTTTGACGGTCCGGCGCTGCTGTCGGGCCGCGCGGCTGCCGTCTTCTTCCACGAAGTCCTGGGACATCGCCTGGAGGGGCAGCGACAGCGCGGCGAGAAGGAAGGCCAGACCTTCACCAAGAAGATCAACCAGGCGGTGCTACCGGGATTCCTCGACGTGGTGGATGACCCGCTTCAGCGGCAATTGGGCGGCACCGAGCTTTCCGGCGCCTACCAGTACGACGACGAAGGGGTGCCGGCACAGCGCGTCGAGGTCATCCACGGCGGAATTCTGAAGAGTTTCCTGATGTCGCGAATGCCGGTGAAGAATTTCGCAGAATCGAACGGGCACGGCCGCGCCGAAGAGGGCCACATGCCGGTCGGCCGGCAGGGAAACCTGATCGTGACTTCCTCGCTCCAAATCCCGGATGCCGAGTTGCGGACCCGCCTGGTCGAGGAGGCGAAAAAACAGGGCAAGCCTTACGGCTTGTACTTCGAGGATATCGAGGGCGGCTTCACTTTTACCCAGCGCAGCCTGCCACAAGCCTTCCAGGTGCTGCCCGTCAAGGTGTGGCGCGTGTACGCCGATGGGCGTCCCGACGAACTGGTCCGCGGCGTCGATATCGTGGGAACGCCCCTCGCAGCTCTCACCCGCATCGCGGTGACGGGTTCGAGCATGAGCGTGTTCAATGGCGTATGTGGAGCTGAGTCGGGTTCCGTGCCCGTGTCAGCAGCCGCCCCGGCCATGCTGCTTTCGGAGTTGGAAGTGCAGAAGCGGCCCAAGTCGAAGAACCGGCCGCCCATTCTTGCCCCGCCCGCGTTCGATGAGGGCAAGGAACCGACCACCAAGACCGCAGGTGACAAATGA
- a CDS encoding M48 family metalloprotease — MGRQYAAQVEKSAKLVTDPVITEYVNRLGQNLVRNSDSKVPFTIKVVDDDSANAFALPGGFFYVNSGVIQAADSESELAGVMAHEIAHVSACHAAREMTRSELANLASLPLIFIGGWAGYGIQQAASLALPVTFMKFSRNFESEADYLGVEYLYKSGYDPNGLITFFEKIEAMEKKKHGFLAKTFASHPQTPERVERTQREIATILPPKPEYVVDTSEFQQIKGRLAAIENKRVPKDETHEKPELRRTQQTERKPSDSGSQDDDRPTLHRAN, encoded by the coding sequence ATGGGCAGGCAGTACGCGGCCCAGGTCGAGAAATCTGCCAAGCTCGTCACCGACCCGGTCATCACGGAGTACGTCAATCGGCTGGGGCAGAACCTGGTGCGCAACTCCGACTCCAAGGTCCCGTTCACCATCAAAGTCGTGGACGACGACTCGGCCAACGCCTTCGCCTTGCCGGGCGGCTTCTTCTATGTCAACTCGGGCGTCATCCAGGCCGCCGACAGCGAATCCGAGCTGGCCGGGGTCATGGCGCACGAGATCGCCCATGTCTCCGCCTGCCACGCCGCCCGCGAGATGACGCGCTCGGAGCTGGCGAATCTGGCCTCTCTCCCGCTTATCTTCATCGGGGGTTGGGCCGGATACGGCATCCAGCAGGCCGCCAGCCTGGCGCTGCCTGTCACTTTCATGAAGTTCTCACGCAACTTTGAGTCCGAGGCCGACTACCTGGGGGTGGAATACCTCTACAAGAGCGGCTACGACCCAAACGGACTCATCACCTTCTTCGAAAAGATCGAGGCGATGGAGAAAAAGAAGCACGGTTTTCTAGCCAAGACATTTGCCTCGCATCCGCAGACCCCGGAGCGGGTCGAACGGACGCAGCGCGAGATCGCGACCATCCTCCCTCCCAAGCCGGAATATGTGGTGGACACTTCGGAGTTCCAGCAGATCAAGGGGCGCTTGGCCGCCATCGAGAACAAGCGCGTTCCGAAAGACGAAACCCACGAGAAGCCCGAACTCCGGCGCACGCAACAGACGGAGCGCAAGCCGTCCGACTCCGGCAGCCAGGACGACGATCGTCCCACCCTTCACCGGGCGAACTGA
- a CDS encoding S1/P1 nuclease, translating into MLALIAAQPAFGWGCTGHQTVALIARAQLNPQARQMVDSLLSGTPIDPGLHRFCAPTQLDVMADVATWADDEREMNPRTAAWHFLDMPLGATRAQLDRFCEPGAGCVTQAIQKQLDVLKSTSAARADKVQALMFLIHFVGDLHQPLHIATNNDRGANCLPVAFLGRQTHLADAARGIYKPELHGVWDTELPEHAGNIRHSSHDADVKAFTKALGREFSSQMAMWRREPVDLHAWAWESHQRAVSDAYGRLATRVAVEMPVAVRECSDDDRVSDRLAKLHESIQAPYITAVTPVVREQLAKAGTRLAILLNQLWK; encoded by the coding sequence GTGCTGGCACTGATCGCCGCGCAGCCTGCCTTCGGCTGGGGCTGCACGGGACATCAGACGGTCGCACTGATCGCACGCGCCCAGCTCAATCCCCAAGCGCGCCAGATGGTGGACAGCTTGCTCTCCGGGACCCCGATCGACCCCGGCCTGCATCGCTTCTGTGCTCCGACGCAACTCGACGTGATGGCCGATGTTGCGACCTGGGCCGACGACGAGCGCGAGATGAACCCCAGGACCGCGGCCTGGCATTTCCTCGACATGCCCCTCGGCGCCACTCGCGCTCAACTCGACCGATTCTGCGAGCCGGGCGCCGGGTGCGTGACCCAGGCCATCCAGAAGCAGCTCGATGTCCTCAAGTCCACCAGCGCCGCCCGAGCCGATAAAGTACAGGCGCTGATGTTCCTTATCCATTTTGTCGGCGACTTGCACCAGCCGCTCCACATCGCCACCAACAACGACCGCGGCGCCAATTGCCTGCCCGTCGCCTTTCTCGGCAGGCAAACGCACTTGGCCGACGCGGCCAGGGGAATTTACAAGCCGGAGCTGCACGGCGTTTGGGATACCGAGCTGCCGGAACACGCCGGCAACATCCGCCACTCCAGCCACGATGCGGACGTGAAGGCATTCACCAAGGCTCTGGGGCGGGAGTTTTCGAGCCAGATGGCGATGTGGCGGCGCGAGCCCGTGGACTTGCACGCCTGGGCGTGGGAAAGCCACCAGCGCGCAGTGAGCGACGCCTACGGGCGCCTGGCGACACGCGTCGCCGTCGAGATGCCGGTCGCGGTCCGGGAATGCTCCGATGACGACCGCGTTTCCGACCGGCTGGCGAAACTGCACGAGAGCATCCAGGCACCCTACATCACGGCGGTCACGCCTGTGGTCCGGGAGCAGTTGGCGAAGGCCGGCACGCGCCTGGCGATCCTTCTGAATCAGCTCTGGAAATAG
- a CDS encoding DUF2306 domain-containing protein: protein MLRQLFRALRRGDSAGWRLWSLATNAAAPTSRTKFFQGKHVLFVVFGLMTLFVFITRDRMLLDAGSFLRQRYAQIPWLMVFHGVPGAIALFLGVFQFSTRLRQRHLQVHRIMGRIYVASVIISAPVAVKVASILVIPTLFMASVIQALGWVVTTFTALYCVRTGKIQQHREWMMRSYPFAMVFVVVRAILPIPAIARMGELGVAEVVWSVIATACFLPSFLIAWKGLSTTKASVKVSTAAAD, encoded by the coding sequence ATGCTGCGACAACTTTTCCGGGCGCTGCGCAGGGGTGACAGCGCCGGATGGAGGCTCTGGTCTTTGGCTACCAACGCCGCTGCTCCCACTTCCCGCACCAAGTTCTTTCAAGGCAAACATGTTCTGTTCGTCGTCTTCGGTCTGATGACGCTCTTCGTCTTCATCACCCGGGACCGAATGCTGCTCGATGCTGGTTCGTTCCTGCGGCAGCGCTACGCCCAAATCCCCTGGCTGATGGTCTTCCATGGAGTGCCCGGCGCCATCGCGCTGTTCCTGGGCGTGTTCCAGTTCTCCACCCGGCTGCGCCAGCGACATCTGCAGGTGCATCGCATCATGGGCCGGATCTATGTCGCGAGCGTGATCATTTCCGCGCCCGTGGCGGTCAAGGTCGCCAGCATTCTTGTCATACCGACGCTGTTCATGGCTTCGGTCATCCAAGCTTTGGGATGGGTTGTTACCACTTTCACCGCCCTGTACTGCGTCCGTACGGGAAAGATCCAGCAGCACCGCGAATGGATGATGCGCAGCTATCCGTTTGCCATGGTCTTTGTCGTGGTTCGCGCCATCCTTCCCATCCCGGCGATCGCTCGCATGGGAGAACTGGGCGTCGCCGAGGTGGTCTGGAGCGTGATCGCCACGGCGTGCTTTCTGCCTTCCTTCTTGATCGCCTGGAAGGGCCTGTCCACGACCAAGGCTTCAGTCAAGGTAAGCACGGCGGCGGCGGATTGA